Proteins from a genomic interval of Calorimonas adulescens:
- a CDS encoding helix-turn-helix domain-containing protein, producing the protein MINFSENLSRIMEARGINQKWLADAANTTEATISRYVNGVHKPNIDIVVDIAKALGVSVDYLLGLTSVSAYKEERNPELRLLTSCYSKASERDRKLIWGILEDYMTAEERGFISHFLPDEKKSKNSGAV; encoded by the coding sequence TTGATAAATTTCAGCGAAAACTTGAGCCGGATTATGGAGGCTCGAGGTATAAATCAGAAGTGGCTTGCTGATGCAGCTAACACCACTGAAGCCACTATCTCACGGTATGTAAATGGAGTCCATAAGCCCAATATAGACATCGTGGTAGATATAGCGAAGGCTCTTGGCGTTTCTGTTGATTACCTCCTTGGCTTAACCTCAGTCTCCGCTTATAAAGAAGAGCGTAATCCAGAACTGCGTCTTCTCACTTCATGCTATAGCAAAGCGTCCGAAAGGGACCGCAAGCTTATTTGGGGCATATTGGAAGATTACATGACTGCTGAGGAAAGGGGCTTCATTTCACACTTTCTGCCAGACGAGAAGAAAAGCAAAAACAGCGGAGCAGTATAA
- the queA gene encoding tRNA preQ1(34) S-adenosylmethionine ribosyltransferase-isomerase QueA: protein MNVHDFYFELPEELIAQRPLVERDLAKLMVLHKDTGEIEHKIFKDVIEYLESGDCLVLNDTRVIPARLLGRKADTMGKMEFVLLTNKGDNVWEVLVKPGRRAKIGSRFVFGEGELTAKVLDVTKDGTRIVRFYYDGLFEEVLDKLGRMPLPPYIKKQLDDNEMYQTVYSKHEGSAAAPTAGLHFTNELLKDIEAKGVNLVYITLHVGLGTFRPVKVENVEEHEMHSEFFIVNKEAADTVNQAKRRGKKIVSVGTTSTRTLEASCDEDGNVIPQSGWTDIFIYPGYKFKVIDALITNFHLPESTLIMLVSALAGRENILNAYRIAVENRYRFFSFGDAMLIV from the coding sequence TTGAACGTTCATGATTTCTATTTTGAACTTCCTGAGGAACTTATAGCTCAAAGACCATTGGTTGAACGGGATTTGGCTAAGCTGATGGTGCTTCACAAGGATACAGGTGAGATAGAGCATAAGATTTTTAAGGATGTCATAGAGTACCTTGAGTCTGGAGATTGCCTTGTTTTAAATGATACCAGGGTAATACCTGCAAGACTCCTGGGAAGAAAAGCTGATACGATGGGCAAGATGGAGTTTGTTCTATTAACTAATAAAGGTGATAACGTGTGGGAGGTACTGGTGAAGCCAGGCCGAAGAGCTAAGATTGGTTCAAGGTTTGTGTTTGGAGAAGGAGAACTTACGGCCAAGGTACTGGATGTAACAAAGGATGGTACACGCATAGTCAGGTTTTATTATGATGGACTGTTTGAGGAAGTATTAGATAAACTTGGCAGGATGCCTCTTCCACCCTACATTAAAAAACAGCTTGACGACAATGAGATGTATCAGACGGTATATTCAAAGCACGAAGGATCTGCAGCTGCTCCTACAGCAGGGCTTCATTTTACTAACGAACTGCTAAAAGATATAGAAGCCAAAGGGGTAAATTTGGTATATATTACTCTTCATGTGGGGCTTGGGACATTCAGACCTGTCAAGGTGGAGAATGTGGAAGAACATGAGATGCATTCGGAGTTCTTTATTGTCAATAAGGAAGCTGCAGATACTGTTAATCAAGCAAAGAGAAGGGGAAAGAAAATAGTATCTGTGGGGACTACATCTACAAGAACTTTAGAAGCATCTTGCGATGAGGATGGTAATGTTATACCACAGAGTGGATGGACAGACATATTTATCTATCCAGGGTATAAGTTTAAGGTTATTGATGCTTTAATAACAAACTTTCATCTTCCCGAATCTACCCTTATTATGCTGGTAAGTGCTTTGGCTGGGAGAGAAAACATCTTAAATGCTTACAGGATCGCTGTGGAAAACCGTTACAGGTTTTTCAGCTTTGGAGATGCAATGCTCATAGTTTAA
- the ruvA gene encoding Holliday junction branch migration protein RuvA: MLEYIKGTLRGIEDNNTAIIEIGGFGMAIKVSENTVSRLPELDREVFLYTYTEIRENDIILYGFADKDERQAFIDLTSVNGVGPRMAINILSKYNPDEIYMLISSKNSTALESIPGIGKKTATRIITELEEKASNRPTSGIAIKRDVKGEAVEALIALGYTRIEAVSAVNRVSGFNTEEILVGALKILGR, encoded by the coding sequence ATGCTGGAATATATTAAAGGTACTTTAAGAGGGATTGAAGACAATAATACAGCAATAATAGAGATTGGCGGCTTTGGAATGGCTATCAAGGTCAGTGAGAATACAGTAAGCCGGCTTCCTGAATTAGACAGAGAGGTGTTCTTATATACTTATACTGAAATACGCGAAAATGATATTATACTTTATGGGTTTGCCGATAAAGATGAAAGACAGGCCTTTATTGATCTAACGTCGGTCAATGGTGTGGGACCGAGAATGGCAATTAACATTCTTTCTAAATATAACCCTGATGAGATTTATATGCTTATATCAAGCAAGAACAGTACTGCTTTAGAGAGCATTCCAGGGATTGGTAAAAAGACAGCAACCAGGATAATAACAGAATTAGAGGAAAAGGCTAGTAATAGGCCAACCTCTGGTATTGCTATCAAAAGGGATGTAAAAGGGGAAGCTGTTGAAGCGCTTATAGCCTTGGGGTATACAAGAATTGAGGCTGTGAGTGCTGTAAATAGAGTATCAGGTTTTAACACTGAAGAAATACTTGTGGGGGCATTAAAGATATTGGGACGGTGA
- a CDS encoding SpoIID/LytB domain-containing protein, whose amino-acid sequence MKRPRILIFMAVIVISFVNFSHVLAGYSIPETVRVGLCYNSTAMSVVDISSDGGIDILVHKDNAYDKMMTIKDSGTIKVIKDGYYTFSNGVYTLQDTMQGADAGPYHLKVGDYNNLDEAMAVISELKSEGMDAFLAYNSGYEVWVGSFIDPTHINLQGVSGTLVDGIEDTILVKKDGNTLMAFVNTAGSELYFKPVGGCIYEMGKPYRGDISFLRNDPGGITVVNILPLEEYLYGVLPNEMPATWPEEALKAQAVAARTYAVYNILYSNKFKSIGFDVGCSTDSQVYKGKSSESQATNKAVDATRGIILEYQGKPIEAFFHAHSGGYTADISDIYSLTSPVFTGKKDPYSIGYAPSYDNWSVTYSADDILKKVMPTKGDIGKISSIDVTRSYTGRVLEMDIKGTKGSAKMEKNEIRNTLGLKSTLFDIESDSDIYVMNSSGLVERKMPGDISLVGGNSGINVYAGGNLYTMGYNIIKEIPFFPSVFTLNGSGYGHGVGMSQYGARGMADNGYGFVDILKFYYNDISVYDTIRDKDI is encoded by the coding sequence TTGAAACGGCCGAGGATATTGATTTTTATGGCAGTCATAGTAATATCATTTGTCAATTTTTCTCATGTGCTTGCTGGTTATAGCATACCGGAGACTGTAAGGGTGGGTCTCTGTTATAATTCTACGGCAATGAGTGTTGTGGACATATCTTCAGATGGTGGTATAGATATACTTGTACATAAGGATAATGCATATGATAAAATGATGACGATCAAAGATAGCGGGACAATAAAGGTTATAAAGGATGGATATTACACATTTTCAAATGGAGTATATACTCTACAGGATACTATGCAGGGTGCTGATGCAGGCCCTTACCACTTAAAGGTTGGCGATTATAATAATCTTGATGAGGCAATGGCAGTGATCTCTGAGCTGAAATCGGAGGGAATGGATGCATTTCTGGCATACAACAGTGGATATGAGGTGTGGGTTGGAAGCTTTATAGACCCAACACATATTAATTTACAAGGGGTTTCAGGTACCTTAGTTGATGGTATAGAGGATACAATACTTGTGAAAAAAGATGGTAATACATTAATGGCATTTGTTAATACAGCTGGTAGCGAATTATATTTTAAGCCTGTTGGCGGTTGCATATATGAAATGGGAAAGCCATACAGAGGAGATATTTCTTTTCTAAGAAATGATCCGGGTGGCATTACAGTGGTCAATATACTCCCCCTTGAAGAGTATCTCTACGGAGTACTGCCCAATGAGATGCCAGCAACATGGCCAGAAGAAGCGTTAAAGGCACAGGCTGTTGCAGCCAGAACATATGCTGTATACAACATTCTATACAGCAATAAATTCAAATCCATCGGTTTCGATGTTGGTTGCTCCACTGACAGCCAGGTTTATAAAGGAAAATCATCAGAGTCTCAAGCTACAAACAAGGCAGTAGATGCAACAAGGGGCATAATATTGGAGTATCAGGGCAAACCTATAGAGGCGTTCTTCCATGCACACAGTGGTGGTTATACTGCAGATATTTCTGATATATATTCTTTGACATCGCCGGTGTTTACTGGGAAAAAGGATCCTTACTCCATTGGATATGCTCCATCTTATGACAACTGGAGTGTAACATATAGTGCAGACGACATCCTTAAGAAGGTTATGCCAACCAAGGGTGATATCGGCAAGATCAGCAGTATTGATGTGACCAGGTCCTATACGGGAAGGGTGCTGGAAATGGACATCAAAGGTACGAAGGGTAGTGCCAAGATGGAAAAGAATGAAATAAGAAATACATTGGGTTTGAAGAGTACACTGTTTGATATTGAATCAGACTCTGATATATACGTAATGAATTCGTCAGGGTTGGTTGAAAGGAAAATGCCTGGAGATATCTCATTAGTAGGCGGGAACAGCGGTATAAATGTGTATGCAGGTGGTAATTTATACACTATGGGCTACAATATAATAAAGGAGATACCTTTTTTCCCATCCGTGTTTACACTCAATGGTAGTGGATACGGCCATGGTGTTGGAATGAGCCAGTATGGAGCTCGTGGCATGGCAGATAATGGGTATGGGTTTGTGGACATACTGAAATTCTATTATAATGATATTAGTGTTTATGATACCATAAGAGACAAAGACATATAG
- the ruvB gene encoding Holliday junction branch migration DNA helicase RuvB — MEERIITSRYVEDDKDIEPSLRPQRLDEYIGQKKIKDKLSIFIAAAMARHEPLDHVLLYGPPGLGKTTLAGIIANEMGVSLRITSGPALEKSGDLAAILTNLNEKDVLFIDEIHRLNRSVEEILYSAMEDFALDIIVGKGPSARSIRLSLPKFTLIGATTRVGLLSSPLRDRFGVIDRLDFYDIGELMDIIKRSAKILNVEIDEDGAMEIAKRSRGTPRVANRLLKRVRDYAQVKSMGKIDLKTAKEALVLLDVDETGLDDIDRRFLLCIIEKFGGGPVGLETIAASISEEADTIQDVYEPYLLQIGFIKRTPRGRVATKRAFQYFNIPVDKD; from the coding sequence GTGGAAGAAAGGATCATTACATCGCGGTATGTAGAGGATGATAAAGATATTGAGCCATCATTAAGGCCTCAAAGACTTGATGAATACATAGGGCAGAAGAAGATAAAGGATAAACTATCCATTTTTATTGCAGCCGCCATGGCCAGGCATGAGCCACTGGACCATGTTTTGCTTTATGGTCCCCCGGGCCTTGGAAAGACTACACTGGCTGGTATAATAGCCAATGAGATGGGTGTGAGTTTACGGATTACTTCAGGTCCGGCACTGGAGAAGAGTGGTGATTTAGCTGCCATTCTTACGAATCTCAATGAGAAGGATGTGTTATTTATAGACGAGATTCACAGGCTCAACAGGAGTGTAGAGGAGATCCTATATTCTGCTATGGAAGATTTCGCTTTGGATATTATAGTTGGCAAAGGGCCGAGCGCTCGTTCCATCAGGTTGAGCCTGCCAAAATTTACGTTAATAGGTGCTACAACAAGGGTGGGGTTGCTGTCCTCACCTTTGAGAGACCGTTTTGGAGTTATAGACAGACTAGATTTTTATGATATTGGGGAGCTAATGGATATAATTAAACGGTCTGCTAAGATATTAAACGTTGAGATTGATGAGGATGGTGCCATGGAAATAGCCAAAAGGTCGCGTGGTACCCCGAGGGTGGCAAACCGACTTTTAAAACGTGTGAGGGACTATGCCCAGGTAAAGTCTATGGGCAAGATAGACCTTAAGACAGCTAAAGAAGCACTGGTACTTTTGGATGTAGATGAAACTGGTTTGGATGATATTGACAGGAGGTTTTTACTTTGCATAATAGAAAAGTTTGGTGGGGGGCCTGTAGGGCTCGAGACTATAGCAGCTTCTATAAGTGAAGAGGCAGATACCATACAGGATGTGTATGAGCCATACCTTTTACAGATTGGTTTTATAAAGAGGACACCAAGGGGACGTGTTGCAACAAAACGTGCTTTCCAGTACTTTAACATACCAGTGGATAAAGATTGA
- a CDS encoding recombinase family protein has product MKRKLSDTLNKQKAALYIRVSTHWQIDKDSLPLQREDLTNYTKYALGIDSYEIFEDAGYSAKNTDRPAYQQMMARMRTGEFTHLVVWKIDRISRNLLDFAAMYDEIKKLGVTFVSKNEQFDTSSAMGEAMLKIILVFAELERNMTSERVSAVMLSRAGNGLWNGGKIPYGYDYNEETGVFSINKNEAEIVRFMYNYYEQERSLLKVAKNLNERGIPTRKGNTWSPVTVSIILKSPFYIGTMRYNYLRESKRNNIKPESEWILIEDHHPAIIEKEQWIRVSEYLSENQRNRKNSSKTYSRKNIHIFAGLLKCGYCGSGMPSTVDRARSDGWRPSIYSCSRKRRFNDCPNKYISDITLGPFVLNYIANMMKAQRSFGKTTSIEVLEKKLLRGDTFSDVEHIDRPGLEELYNSLRAGKTTSVDYVTPAVSSDIYSSGEDRERDLLVSEKRKKERALARLKSLYLYDEEAISEKDYLVEQKKLKDSIKEIDKRLEEIEKNSSLHFTLSDEEFIAKASYFIMSQQLTDKRHIDYEKFIRKIDPKIVKDFLNSIVQNFCIKNGKIVSIRFKNGLEHRFLYKSEE; this is encoded by the coding sequence GTGAAAAGAAAATTATCAGATACTTTAAATAAACAAAAAGCAGCGTTATATATAAGAGTTTCAACGCACTGGCAAATTGACAAGGATAGCCTTCCTCTTCAACGTGAGGATTTAACTAACTATACTAAATATGCTCTTGGCATCGATTCTTACGAGATATTCGAGGATGCAGGTTATTCTGCTAAAAATACGGACCGACCGGCATATCAACAAATGATGGCAAGAATGCGTACCGGCGAATTTACGCACCTGGTTGTCTGGAAAATTGACCGCATAAGCCGTAATCTTCTTGACTTCGCAGCCATGTATGATGAAATCAAAAAACTTGGCGTTACATTCGTCAGTAAAAACGAACAATTCGATACCTCATCTGCTATGGGCGAGGCTATGCTCAAGATAATCCTGGTCTTTGCAGAGCTTGAGAGAAACATGACATCAGAGCGTGTTTCTGCTGTTATGTTATCAAGGGCTGGAAATGGTCTTTGGAACGGAGGTAAGATACCATACGGATACGATTATAACGAGGAGACCGGCGTATTTTCAATTAATAAAAATGAAGCAGAGATTGTCAGATTCATGTATAACTACTATGAACAGGAACGTTCGTTGCTTAAGGTAGCAAAAAATCTAAACGAGAGAGGCATACCTACCAGGAAAGGAAACACATGGAGCCCAGTAACCGTATCTATTATACTGAAAAGCCCGTTCTACATAGGTACGATGAGATATAACTACCTTAGAGAGTCAAAGCGAAACAATATAAAACCTGAAAGCGAGTGGATACTAATTGAGGACCATCACCCAGCTATCATTGAAAAGGAGCAATGGATTCGAGTGAGCGAATATTTATCAGAAAACCAGCGGAACCGGAAAAATTCAAGCAAGACATATTCCAGGAAGAATATCCATATATTTGCCGGACTGCTTAAATGCGGATATTGCGGCAGCGGAATGCCCAGCACTGTTGACCGTGCGAGGTCCGATGGGTGGAGACCGTCTATATATTCATGCTCAAGAAAACGTCGGTTCAATGACTGCCCAAACAAATACATTTCCGATATTACCCTTGGCCCATTTGTATTGAACTATATTGCTAACATGATGAAGGCCCAGCGCAGCTTCGGCAAAACTACTTCCATTGAAGTGCTGGAGAAAAAGCTGCTGCGTGGTGATACCTTTTCAGATGTGGAACATATCGACAGGCCAGGCTTGGAGGAGCTATACAATTCTCTCCGAGCAGGCAAAACTACAAGCGTGGACTATGTTACTCCCGCCGTATCATCTGACATATATTCATCTGGCGAAGACAGAGAAAGGGACCTGCTTGTATCGGAAAAACGCAAAAAAGAACGTGCTCTTGCAAGACTAAAAAGCTTATACCTTTACGATGAAGAAGCAATATCGGAGAAGGACTACTTGGTGGAACAGAAGAAACTCAAAGACTCTATCAAAGAGATTGATAAACGTCTTGAGGAAATCGAAAAAAACAGCTCTCTGCACTTTACACTTTCCGATGAAGAGTTCATAGCAAAGGCAAGCTACTTCATTATGTCACAGCAATTGACTGATAAAAGGCATATCGATTACGAGAAGTTTATACGTAAAATTGACCCTAAAATAGTCAAGGATTTTCTTAATTCTATCGTTCAAAACTTTTGTATAAAAAACGGCAAAATCGTATCAATTCGCTTCAAAAATGGTCTGGAACACAGATTTTTATACAAATCAGAAGAATAG